The sequence aaaataatatatgttaTGTACTGATAAAGAAAAGTTCAACATTATagttaaatttatatatgttgATACTATGTGCTGCTTTTTCAGCActtcaaattatttttttttttttaataaaaaaatatatatatatataataaaacatacagaaaaaataactttggatatatatatgatcATGTTTGCTAAAAATGAGAAATtgataataaatgaaaattcttaagaaaataatacataaaagaAAATCTCCAAAAagaacaaagaaaaaaaatatataacataaaatgaaaaatgttttaaaaatgaaattactataattatataaaataacaaaaaatatatagaaaagaaaaaattataaaagtaaaaaaaaaaaaaaaatagaagtaaATTGATAAATAACattctaaaaaataatagagaaaaaattataaatacaatttacattaaaattattcctttgaataacaaaaaatagtaaaattacaaataataaaaatagctATAATTAAGTTGATTAGATATAATTTTgattattaatgaaaataataataataatttttaataacaatGATAATAATGGTATTAATGACggtaataattattttaataaataatctaaatattatataagcataagaagaattaaaatatttaagaacAAGATAAAATCTCATACTTCTTAACattagtaaataaaaaaaaaaaattgtattttttttttttaatttgttcttaattataaaaaaattattaaaaattcgATGAAAAATAGGATATACaacttataaaatattaatgaaaattgaaaaaaaagaaaaaagaaaaaaattaatattatatacatatatgtatataataaatatattttgaaattttaaCATAAACATTTACTCAGCATACTTTTCTCATTTTGAGTAGAATTATTAGTTAGTTGAATATCAACAACATTAGCTTCATTTGTATTagtattttcaaaatttggCAATTTCGATGcaattttcttaaataaCACTTTTATATTATGCCCAGCTTTAGCACTTGTTTCATGAAACATAGTGTTATATTCTTGAGCTTTTTGTAATCCCTCTTCATAAGTAACTTTTCTTAAATCCCCTAAATCAGTTTTATTTCCTACTAGGGCAATTATAACATCTTGCCCtctttcatttaaaatatcttgAATCCATTTTGTTGTGTTTTCAAATGATTGTCTATTTGTAATATCATAAACAACAATAGCTGCAGCTGAATCTCTAATATAACTTGGTATTAAACTTCGAAATCTTTCTTGACCTGCAGTATCCCATAACTGTAATCGAACTGGCCCTTCGTCCAAATATAATGTTTTACTGAGAAAATCAATACCAATAGTAGacttaaacaaaaaaaaggaaaataaaagaaatacgCACACACAtacatttattaatataaaaaaaatattaacatatatgcatataaatttatgaatataaaagaaaaaaatattggcATTGTACAATTAATAtagattaataaaaaaaaaaaaagtatttatcttttttttttaattttttttttgggatataacaaaaatacatatagatataaataaattataattaaaaaaagtaaataattatatacttacataaatatttttaattcttttttttttatatttacctGATAATTATTATCAAATGTATCATACATAAATCTTGTGATTATAGACGTTTTACCAACTGCTtgctaaaataaaaaatatattatatatatatatatatatagtaatgataataatgaaaaaaataatatattttaatttttttttttttaattaatactTCTCCTAAAAAAACaagtttatatttatttaatccCGAAtctaaataagaaaaaaaaaaaaaaatgaatataaaatgaaataataataaacaaaattaatgaataaataattagaatattaataaatattgagcggttatgtaaaattttgttattttatttatggtattaaattaatatgcaacattttattattgttaaaatttataaaagtttaataatattatttagtctatatataaaacattttaaacTGTATCTtcttatatttcatttaataaaaataattatattttttattatttagtaCTCTGAAATTCATCCATcattaaagaaattaaaattataatatactAAGAATAAATCtctaaatattaaaaaaaaaaagaaaaaattgtaagttataaatataaatttattttatccaTAATATTTATAGTTGCTTTATTTTCCTAAgggtatatatatatatatatatattcatatatttttatcaaactttttttaaaataaaaaaaattttaatatagccataaaaaaaaaaaaaagaaaaaaaaaatatgcataaAACAAAtgtacaaaaaattaaagatattaaaataaaaaatttttaaaattatgtattttttttatttttattttcgcAAAATTATCTACTAATAAAAACAACTATATGAGtaattatacatatttattaatttaaacaTAAGTATTCTtctgaaatatttaaattatagcttatattttaatatacaatttttttttatattttagaaaaaaataaaaaaaaaaaaaaaaaagttatttattACCATGTATAttaaagattaaaaaaaaatatatcatttcccaatagaaaatatatttttattggacttaaaatattattaaaatttgttaaatttttatttaaaaaaataagaaatatctaaaataatatattttttcaagtACAATCATTTGTTATTTTacattaaaataattgaGGATGCTTCAATTATATTTTGtcatacatttttatttttttttttttttttttgtttttcgtTATTAATGCAATttttacactttttttttaatattcttaGTATGATATATTAGATTGAAATATGTATAATTAGttaaatgtaaatataatgaaGCATATAAGGCATAATATGGAGCCGTtacctttattttttttttgactaataaattaaaaattgtcAATTTATTAACGtaattcattttaaaaaatgtattaaaattatacttAATTATCTGTATATATCATATATAGATTAAAAATGGATAATAAAAAGGTAAAGTATTTAAAAGTTTTGGaatattaacattttttattatttttttaaagtggGGTTTGTGTGTATGTTACAACTACTACAAcactatataaatatttaagaaaaaaaaaaaatctaagCTTTTATGCATATGCGTATATGTccataattatatataactatttttatatgcatTCTCAGTTAAAACGGAAATAGTATAATTTTGCTAAGGTTTAAAAATATagtcatatatttttaatattaaaaaaagaaattaaataaaataaaatattcacattaagtaaatatatatatatatatatatatatttacacttttaatattttgcAATTAtctaatctttttttttttaatttggaAATTTTAaactataattatttatatgatttaaattttgatTATGTGTTATTCTActaagaataaaatatattacaacAATAAACATTTCAGataagtattattattatatattagtgtatttaataatatataaaattatttaaaatattaattttaagaaaagTCTTTTGTCTTACATAATTTTTCgcaaaataattaaatttttatcgtAAAAAGTTAAGATTTCATATAGTTAATAAGTATATTATAGGGAAATAGtgaaaaggaaaaagtgatattattagaattttaaatatataaaaaaaaagaaaataataatataaatgtattaaaacattaataatattaaaaaaaaaaaaaaaaaatggcaTCTCACTGACTAGAATAATAAACTAAATAAATGCATAAAGCCAAATTATATAACAATAAAATCCTAATTTTGTAGTTACacaaaaacaatttttttaacatgAAATACATATTTCAACATTaagtattttattaaaaaagaaataaaaaaagcatTTATAAACTTTAATGTATAAATCATCTCTTTTATAGAAAAACTAATTTATCCTGCTTAAgaatagttttttttaaaaaaaaatattctttttacaCTTCAgttatttcattaaataattattattttaattaatttacaaaatttggttttattttttttttaatttaatagaattacttctttttttttttatatgcattgttttttctttataaattttcttaaaaatattgattGTTAAAATACTTACAACTAACAAAattatctaaattatttattcattggttttaattataaatcttaaaaaaatcaCACTTTTTTTTGCTCTATATAGAGTAATAagatatatgtattttttttttaatatttcacttttattttatattattgtttctattataattataattattatttttcaaataagTGATATTTGGAGACTAATATAAGAGGGAATTATTATTgaatttatcatttaatattctattattaccaatattaaatgaatatttattaCCTTGTAGATTTTTTATAactaattatttaatttataaaaattatttaggTACTCTATATTTTTCAGATTACTTACAGAATTCACATTCCTACTTATCTGTTATTAAAATTGTTTAATACCATTTTTTCATTGCttacattatttataatataattattatatgaactgcttatgttatttttgttatttgtaattttactattattaaaaCTATTTAATACACCCTTAttcaatatattataattggaacttaagttatttttatatatgttataatttttataatattttttcaaataatcaCTTTTTTGAGTATACTTGTTGCAGTGGCTATATAATACAttatttctaatatttttatttatggaatttatttcatttgtaCTAGAAggtaataattcttttttatatattatccTTTTTTCCTTCTCTagtatttcattaaaaattatcataataTACTGTAAATCTACATTAATTGCTGATGCGTTTTTTATAgcttcttttaaataatgtaagatttcatcattttcatctttatttaattcaaacatatttttatattttgtacATTCATTTTGTTCATGTTGAtacttttcatttttttctctattttCACCCGATACATAATATTCATTGTTACAactaatataattttctctcattttttcattatctttattattatcttctattattttttttttttcactttcttccttttttttttttatataagaaaGATTAATTGTAGAGGTTGTCTCGCATAAATAATTTCCAATATATCCTGGCTTACATAATAAACTAGTTACATCCAAAAAATGTTCATCCttctctttatttttattacttttataaatactCATAATATCTTCACTTTTGTATATCACCTTATAGTcgtttattttttcaataactttttttttttcaactgATTTTACTCTTGGTTTTTCTGTTAGTAtctaaaaaggaaaaaaagttttatttaatataaaatacattagtttataaaaagagattcaattttgtaaaaaagaaaaagaatttccttaaatatatatatatatgtttttttttaaataaaattacttcttaaaaaataaatttattatttaaaaaattcttacTTCTGCTATTGTTAAATCTTGTTCAATAATTCTAAATGGTGATTTAGTCTTTCtgattattaaatttttagaatgatttaactttttattatagtttAATATGAACGAATCATTATTTTCGtaagatattttatttttttcgttTTCATCGTTGATTCTATTTTTTGCTTCTTGATAAGTAGTATTCTGtaaatttttactatttcCTAAAAAATTCCATTTCGAAAAATTATCGTTCTCTAAAATACTATCTACTAAAGAATTATTTCTGTTTTTtgagttatttttttttttagttttctCTTCtaagaaaaagataaatgtaaaataataaaaaaaagtaatagaAAAGTtagtatttaaaatatttattttttttagaaataaataattatactttttaatttgCTCAAAATCATATTTTTAGAATGTTTCAAAAccattgaagttaaattttctttaattgaATTTATGTTTGGAGAAATGATAGTTTTACTGTGCTTTACTTGAGATGGATGgaataaatgaattttttccttatataaaaaaaattaaaagaaaaaataaattataagaGAAATATGTATGATATTTTGTTGCTAATtcatttctttataattttttttttttttatattacctGATTTGATTCAAGTCTCATGAATTCTTTTTCAAATCCGCATAATTTTGCTTCTCCTACTGGAGTCATATAAAATTCTTCTGAATCACAAAATATTGACTTTTTTGagctttttctatttttaattttctcaTTATTATCACTATAATTCATATTAGTGCAACTTAAGCttctaaaatttttagaaGAATAATTAAAAGTAGTTACTGatctttttttctcttcattTGTCTTATATGAATGATACTCTCCATATTTTAAAtcttaaagaaaaaataaaaaaatcatatatttttttatacataatatattatttaagaattttcatttttatatacttaAATTTGAATGAGTcaatattttgtattttttttggaTGGGaagtttaatttttgaaGGCATTTTACTATTAGGccaatttctttttattaggcaaaaaaaaaaaaaaaagaaaagaaaaaaaaaagaaaataataaaaataaatataacttatgaaatttcttttttatttatttattattatttttttttttacttgtGTATAATCCTTTTTTTTGACGCATCTCTGCATTTCTTTACTAATTCAAAGTCTCCTTTTTCGTAAACTATTGGTAAACTAGTTAAATCCTCCAAACTATTAGGTATAGATGAAAAGCTTCTTTTAGTTTTAAATTCATTTGCTTTAACTACATCACTTGTTTGATAAGGAATATAATTtactaaaatattatttacttcattaatatttaattcttttgttTCTCCATTTAacctttttaaaatacatcTACCTTTTAGGTATTTACTGTTACTTAGTTTCACCTCATTAGAACTTTCCATTATGTTATCTTTTttgaaatgaaaattttcatttaattgatatatattataagaaCTGGAATTACTTATATTAGAtgtttccattttttttaaagtttcttttttttcttttattgcattatatttttccCCATACGAtaaattattactattagaataattttttttatctaaatttattttcattgaattattactatttttataatttatttttttgtctaattttttatttaaagattttttctttaaattaattactttttcatctaattttttacatGGTGATATTATTGTacttatatcattttttttctcataaaACACTTTTGAAATTTCgactattttatttaattttgaagaattcttttttttttttaatcttataACAGGACTAGAATATGAATATTCTAGACATTTATTTTTGCTTACTAATTTGCTATTCttcttttttgaaatattctCCAAATTTCCTGAATTAcatttattctttaaaatttcttcatCTATAttaatcattttatttttgattattttttagataaatttaacaagaaaaaaataaaaaataaataaaaagaataaatatatataattaaattgtttatatattcttctcacaaaattattaaaaattaaaattttatcaatatttttttggaAATATAAGTAGTTAAACATATATTAATTGtttgttttatattatagtacaaatattataaaaaaaaaaaaaaaaaaaaaaactagacaaatatatacaaaaaaagcaaaaataagaagaaaattataaaaatagaaaatttttataagataATTTTCTATCTTTATATGAATTGTACACTTTATTATTACcttattataattaacaagttgtctttaaaatttttctatattatattagaaaaatatcaaatataattatttttatttgtaatgatacatttcttttaaaagaagaataaaaaagaaaaaaaaaatggaataaattatgcaatttttttttattactgaATTAATATTTCAATATAAGATCTAGGTCTTTgtgtaaaaaaagaaaagtaaatgaatttttaggattattatatattcttcAATATGCTCCTTTAGgcaccaaaaaaaaaagagtaaaTCTGAAAGTTGTTAAAAAGAGTAAGCCTtgatttcaaataaaaacaaatataaaagaaaagaatataaGCTTATTTTTACAAGATTACtataacattttattttttcattttctattatttaaaaattaaattttactttatttgcACACATTAAAATACagtttgaatttttttagtttaaaatggaaaaataaaccaaaataaagttaatataaatcttgttttattttatttttttttatttgaattacagtttcttataaataaaaagatgaAGTATccaataaataattaaaaagctataaaatgtattattattaaaaaaaaaaaagaactgTTAGAAATATGTTACATTGAGATacttcaaaaaaattttatttatcaaaTATGTATGgatagaatataaaaaaagttataaaaaatgtaaaaatacatatttaaaataaatcatatgaaattttttataataatttataatatatatatataaatttccttaaatattttttttatttaaaccctatatatgtttttcttttaaattttaatttctcaataattcatataaattttataatgaaaaattttaagtattaaaataattatttatttctaataaataactttacaatattaatttataaaacattagaaagaaaatgattattatattaaagtttttaatgcaattttttttttttaaaaaaaaaagaatttatctATTGAAATACTTTGaactaaatattttttctatttttaattatacttaaaaaattatcatcttttatttaattaaaataaaaaagaataatgcCCCTTctacaattttattttttaatttgtattCTTCATGAATCTatttcaattaataaatttcaCAACTAAAGAATATGatatatcattttatttattttttttttttgtattgattttatttttttattttccttattttccaaaataataaaatatttatatttctagaaatttataaataaattatttaaataaatatttgattgatataaaaggaaataatACATTCGCACATTAAGtttaggaaaaaaaaaaattaaataaaaatatctgcatgtttttacataaaacctaaaaaaagataaaatatgtaaaataataataaaaaaaaaaaaagaaaaaaatatataaagcaagaaaattt comes from Plasmodium relictum strain SGS1 genome assembly, chromosome: 9 and encodes:
- the RAB6 gene encoding ras-related protein Rab-6, putative, producing the protein MMDEFQNSGLNKYKLVFLGEQAVGKTSIITRFMYDTFDNNYQSTIGIDFLSKTLYLDEGPVRLQLWDTAGQERFRSLIPSYIRDSAAAIVVYDITNRQSFENTTKWIQDILNERGQDVIIALVGNKTDLGDLRKVTYEEGLQKAQEYNTMFHETSAKAGHNIKVLFKKIASKLPNFENTNTNEANVVDIQLTNNSTQNEKSMLSKCLC